One genomic region from Streptomyces venezuelae encodes:
- a CDS encoding DUF2330 domain-containing protein: MRGTHRSNPATRILTTLVALLALQIGSLVAPAYACGCGAMIPDSSERIGVDREESAVRWDGRTETVVMRFNVHGNARQAAWIMPVPSRAEVTLGDPALFDTLESLTAPEERDRYYFWPREGDWPFDRSYGDGAAAAPPGAAPGVGVVGRERLGPFDVARLTATDPDALGDWLHANGFELPERLPGALRPYVDRKWEYVAVRLAPREKGASLQGELSPLRIDFASSELVYPMRLSRLARTPQTLGLYVLADHRMEPRSPIGGDRPEVTFAGRIDGDESAALSRLTGGAPVHLTALEQEFPHPDRIDDDHHLRTVADTPYREIDYNDRLLTIGNVPVWLVTVGGGALLATAATLLAVRASRRRSHPAPGVRSTV; this comes from the coding sequence ATGCGGGGGACACACAGAAGCAATCCGGCCACCAGAATCCTGACCACGCTCGTCGCGCTGCTCGCGCTCCAGATCGGCTCGCTCGTCGCGCCGGCGTACGCCTGCGGCTGCGGCGCGATGATCCCGGACAGCTCCGAGCGCATCGGCGTCGACCGGGAGGAGTCGGCCGTCCGCTGGGACGGCCGCACCGAGACCGTCGTCATGCGCTTCAACGTGCACGGGAACGCCAGGCAGGCCGCCTGGATCATGCCGGTACCGAGCCGCGCCGAGGTCACCCTCGGCGACCCGGCCCTCTTCGACACGCTCGAATCGCTCACCGCGCCCGAGGAGCGCGACCGGTACTACTTCTGGCCGCGGGAGGGCGACTGGCCCTTCGACCGCTCGTACGGCGACGGGGCGGCCGCCGCACCGCCCGGCGCGGCCCCCGGCGTCGGCGTCGTCGGCCGCGAACGGCTCGGCCCCTTCGACGTGGCCCGGCTGACCGCCACCGACCCCGACGCGCTCGGCGACTGGCTGCACGCCAACGGCTTCGAGCTGCCCGAACGGCTCCCCGGCGCGCTCCGGCCGTACGTGGACCGGAAGTGGGAGTACGTCGCCGTCCGCCTCGCCCCGCGGGAGAAGGGCGCCTCCCTCCAGGGCGAGCTGTCCCCGCTGCGGATCGACTTCGCCTCCTCCGAGCTCGTCTACCCCATGCGGCTGTCCCGGCTCGCGCGGACACCGCAGACGCTCGGCCTGTACGTCCTCGCCGACCACCGGATGGAGCCCCGCTCCCCCATCGGCGGCGACCGACCCGAGGTGACCTTCGCGGGCCGGATCGACGGCGACGAGAGCGCCGCCCTCTCCCGGCTCACCGGCGGCGCCCCGGTCCATCTGACCGCCCTGGAACAGGAGTTCCCCCACCCGGACCGCATCGACGACGACCACCACCTCCGCACGGTCGCCGACACCCCGTACCGCGAGATCGACTACAACGACCGCCTGCTGACGATCGGCAACGTCCCGGTATGGCTGGTGACGGTCGGCGGCGGCGCACTGCTCGCGACGGCGGCGACGCTCCTCGCCGTACGGGCGTCGAGGCGCCGCTCCCACCCCGCCCCGGGTGTACGTTCCACCGTATGA